The DNA region CATGCTGACCAAAACAGAGTCATCGCTCTCTTCCATCCAATCATCGCGCCATTCAAACATTCGTTATCTTCGTTTTGCCGAACTGGCCCTGCGCGCCAAGCTCGCCATTGCGTGGGAAATCTTTCGCCTGCAAGCGCGCATCATTTTTTCGCACAAGTTTCTCTGGTTCATGGCCGGCTTGTTGATTTACTGGATCGTGGTCTATGCGATCAATTACAATCAGGAGATGCTGGACCGCATGTCGGTCGAAGAGGTTTTGCCGTTGTTGTTGCAGATGCCCTTGTCCGCTCTGGCCATCTACTTGAACATGCAGCTCATCACGAGTGAAAAAGACAATCGCACGCTCGAAGTCATGTTTACCACCGCCGGCTCGCGCTACAAAGTCTGGCTGCTGCGCCTGGGCGCGCTCAATGCCATTTTGCTGATCTTGGCTGTAGTCCTGAGCACGCTGGCATTTTTTACCATCACCGAGGTTCCGATCCTTCCGCTGGCCGTGCACGGCTTTGTGCCGGCATTTTTTGTCGGCGCCATGACGCTTTACTTTGCCATAAAATTTCGCAGCAGCCTGGCGGCGGGCATGGTTTCGGCCGGGGTGATATTTGTGGCGATGATGCTTTTCAACGGGCTCGAAGCCCCGCGCTATTTCATCTACTTTAATCCCTATGACATGCCGCGCCAGCTCGATCCTGAAACCTGGAATTTGTGGATGTGGCAGAATCGCATTGGCGTGCTGTGCTGCGGCGTCTTCCTGCTGTTTACCGCCCTGCGCGGCATGGAGGAAAGAGAGAGATTGTTGCGGTGAGAGGCCTCCAATTTTTCTCTCTCAAATAATCTGCAAAAAGCGCTTTGGCTTTACGCAGTTTGCAAGATGCGGCTTTTATTTTGCTTTCGGGCCTAGCTCTCTTCTCGCAAATTTCGCTGACGCCCGATATTTTGAACACGTGAAGGAGGAAGGAATTGATGCGCAAAAAAACTCTAGTCGGCGTTATACCCGGGCTTGCATTGTTGATGGTAGCCAATTTTTTATTGTCGACTCAACTTTTCGGCCAGGCCTCTCAACAAGGCATTCTGCCTCCCGAATTGCCCTGGAACGGCAAAAGCCAGGCGCTGATTGCCGCGCAAAATAATCCCTGGATCACACCCGCTGAAAAAAATGACTTCGTAAAGACGCCGCGCTATGACGAAACTGTATCATGGTTGCGCAAGCTGTGCGCGGCTGCACCCGAGTTGAAAATGATTTCACTCGGCGCCAGCCCGGAAGGCCGCGAGATTTGGATGGTGATTGCCTCGAGGGAAAGGGCGTTCACACCGGCAGCGCTACGCGCCAGCGGCAAACCGATTTTCCTGGCGCAGGCGGGCATTCACTCCGGCGAGATTGATGGCAAAGATGCGGGTTTGATGTTGCTGCGCGACATGACGGTGGGCAACAAAAAACGGGATTTGCTGGAGGGCGTTAATCTGCTCTTCATCCCAATTTTCAGCGTTGATGCTCACGAACGGGTTTCGCCATACAATCGCATCAATCAGCGCGGCCCTGCGGAAATGGGTTGGCGCACCACGGCGCGCAATCTCAACCTCAATCGCGATTACGCCAAACTTGACGCTGTGGAAATGCGCGCCTTGATTCGCGCCCTGAATGAATGGGAGCCGGATCTTTATTTCGATATTCACGTGACCGACGGCGCGGATTATCAATACGACATTACGTTCGGCTACAACGGCAAGCACGGCTATTCGCCGGCGATTGCGAACTGGCTCGATGAATTTCTAACGCCCGCAATCTATCGGGATTTGCAAGCCCAGGGCCACATTCCCGGTCCGTTGATCGGCGGCCCGGCTGATGGCCGTGATTTCAACAGCGGCTTGGTGGATTGGACCGCGCCGCCGCGTTTTTCCAACGGCTACGGCGATGTGCGCCACCTGCCCACCGTGCTGGTCGAGAATCATTCGCTCAAACCGTACAAACAACGCGTGCTCGGAACCTATCTCTTGCTCGAAAGCACCATGCGCGTGCTGGCAATGCAAGGGAGTAAGCTGCAAAAGGCCATTGCGGCTGATCGTGGCCGGCGTTTGCCGGAGGTGCCATTGACGTGGCGCGTGCCCCGGCAATCATCCGAAGAGAAAATTTTGTTTCTCGGCGTTGAAGCGAAACAAATTTTCTCAACCATCACGAACAGCGACTATGTGCAA from Cytophagia bacterium CHB2 includes:
- a CDS encoding carboxypeptidase, which gives rise to MRKKTLVGVIPGLALLMVANFLLSTQLFGQASQQGILPPELPWNGKSQALIAAQNNPWITPAEKNDFVKTPRYDETVSWLRKLCAAAPELKMISLGASPEGREIWMVIASRERAFTPAALRASGKPIFLAQAGIHSGEIDGKDAGLMLLRDMTVGNKKRDLLEGVNLLFIPIFSVDAHERVSPYNRINQRGPAEMGWRTTARNLNLNRDYAKLDAVEMRALIRALNEWEPDLYFDIHVTDGADYQYDITFGYNGKHGYSPAIANWLDEFLTPAIYRDLQAQGHIPGPLIGGPADGRDFNSGLVDWTAPPRFSNGYGDVRHLPTVLVENHSLKPYKQRVLGTYLLLESTMRVLAMQGSKLQKAIAADRGRRLPEVPLTWRVPRQSSEEKILFLGVEAKQIFSTITNSDYVQWTGKPYQAMIPLLRMSEPAISVKRPKAYWIPPAWHEVIERLALHGIQMERITSPREIEVEMYRMHDAKLAKQPFEGHVSMTGKAVVEKKIRQFAAGAVRIATDQP